A single genomic interval of Blochmannia endosymbiont of Camponotus sp. C-003 harbors:
- the lysS gene encoding lysine--tRNA ligase has protein sequence MTKRIYSKDQSHKKFNVDDELNIRRKKLSKLRKKGAAFPNNFRRSSISNQLHKKYAHTSNSELIQLNIEVNIAGRIISQRIMGKASFITIRDIEGCIQLYITADSLSINLYDENIKQWDLGDIIGARGTLFRTRTGELSIYCKEIRLLTKALRPLPDKFHGLNNQETKYRQRYLDLIINEKTRKTFRIRSLIISEIRQFMMKNNFMEVETPMMHTIAGGAIAHPFITHHNKLGIDMYLRIAPELYLKKLVIGGFERIFEINRNFRNEGISSHHNPEFTMMEIYMAYADYRDIISLVQDLLKSVTQKVLGKNIINYGNYELDFQHPFTQISIKEAIFHYLPETKFQNIDDIYTAISIAKSIGIKIKNYWTLHRIHMAIFEEAIEKKIIQPTCITSYPIEVSPLARRNDTNPECADRFELFIAGREIGNGFSELNDPEDQKKRFLKQTYEKRDKNNNNNVHINYDSDYLIALEYGLPPTAGIGIGIDRLIMLLTNNHTIRDVILFPTLRPK, from the coding sequence ATGACTAAACGCATATATTCAAAAGATCAATCACATAAAAAATTTAATGTCGATGATGAATTAAATATTCGTCGAAAAAAACTATCAAAACTCCGTAAAAAAGGCGCAGCATTTCCAAATAATTTTCGTCGTAGTTCTATTTCTAATCAACTACACAAAAAATACGCTCATACATCCAATTCAGAATTAATACAATTAAACATTGAAGTCAACATAGCAGGACGCATAATCAGTCAACGTATCATGGGAAAAGCATCTTTTATAACTATACGAGATATTGAAGGTTGCATACAATTGTATATTACTGCTGATTCATTATCAATAAATTTATACGATGAAAATATAAAACAATGGGATTTAGGAGATATCATAGGAGCACGCGGAACATTATTTAGAACGCGTACTGGGGAACTATCAATATATTGCAAAGAAATTCGATTGTTAACTAAAGCATTACGTCCATTACCAGATAAATTTCATGGTTTAAACAATCAAGAAACAAAATATCGTCAAAGATATTTAGACTTAATTATTAATGAAAAAACAAGAAAAACATTTAGGATACGTTCTTTAATTATTTCTGAAATACGTCAATTCATGATGAAAAATAATTTCATGGAAGTAGAGACACCAATGATGCATACAATCGCAGGAGGAGCTATAGCACATCCTTTCATTACACATCATAATAAATTAGGAATCGATATGTATCTACGCATCGCTCCAGAATTATATCTAAAAAAATTAGTGATAGGTGGTTTCGAACGAATATTTGAAATAAATCGTAATTTTCGTAATGAAGGTATATCTTCACATCATAATCCTGAGTTTACAATGATGGAAATATATATGGCTTATGCCGATTATCGCGATATCATCAGTTTGGTTCAAGATTTATTAAAATCGGTAACACAAAAAGTATTAGGTAAAAATATCATAAATTATGGAAATTATGAATTAGATTTTCAACATCCTTTTACGCAAATTAGTATAAAAGAAGCTATATTTCATTATCTACCAGAAACTAAATTCCAAAATATAGACGATATATACACTGCTATTTCTATTGCAAAATCAATTGGCATTAAAATTAAGAATTACTGGACGTTACATAGAATACACATGGCTATTTTTGAAGAAGCAATAGAAAAAAAAATAATTCAACCAACTTGCATTACTTCTTATCCGATAGAAGTATCTCCATTAGCACGTCGTAATGATACCAATCCAGAGTGTGCCGATCGATTTGAACTTTTTATTGCTGGGCGAGAAATAGGAAATGGTTTTTCAGAATTAAACGATCCAGAAGATCAAAAAAAACGTTTTTTAAAACAAACATATGAAAAAAGAGATAAAAATAATAATAATAATGTTCACATAAATTATGATTCAGATTATCTAATTGCATTAGAATATGGATTACCCCCTACAGCAGGTATTGGAATAGGAATTGATCGTTTGATCATGCTGCTAACCAATAATCATACTATTCGTGATGTGATTTTATTTCCTACACTTCGCCCAAAGTAA